From Brassica oleracea var. oleracea cultivar TO1000 chromosome C3, BOL, whole genome shotgun sequence, a single genomic window includes:
- the LOC106333441 gene encoding uncharacterized protein LOC106333441, translated as MNPFNLASTSSPPPVANHLSAKRKRGRPRKDATMTQQKKSPGSPKEDVNLVGKTVSGVVERSCEAGFIINVKVKDSDTRLRGLVFSRGKVVPVTPENDVAPHVKMIVREEIKNQTEYRDQSCPPNDQTMKDAVTDLETECARALILLPHGINGEDPKEVMEEREAATRLVEFFQTPETTKVTAQQNLVLARKETNEHQKSPGEARGFDLMAEEPVHPVKEVPQELQLELGNKTIWRGDSNKNGTAMEIDPESSVPRNGFIAKLLKGKEKVDC; from the coding sequence ATGAATCCGTTTAACCTAGCCTCCACAAGCTCACCTCCTCCTGTTGCTAATCATCTCTCGGCGAAGCGAAAGAGAGGCCGTCCACGTAAAGATGCAACCATGACTCAACAAAAAAAATCTCCAGGGAGTCCAAAGGAGGATGTTAATCTGGTTGGTAAGACGGTTTCTGGTGTGGTCGAAAGATCTTGCGAGGCGGGGTTCATCATCAATGTTAAGGTGAAAGACAGTGACACGAGACTGCGAGGTCTTGTGTTCTCACGGGGGAAAGTCGTTCCTGTGACTCCAGAAAACGACGTGGCTCCTCATGTCAAAATGATCGTAAGAGAAGAAATCAAGAACCAGACTGAATATCGTGATCAATCTTGTCCTCCTAATGATCAGACAATGAAAGATGCTGTCACTGACTTGGAGACTGAATGTGCTAGAGCTTTGATTCTACTACCACATGGAATAAATGGAGAGGACCCCAAGGAAGTTATGGAAGAAAGAGAAGCTGCTACTCGTTTGGTGGAGTTTTTTCAAACTCCAGAAACGACCAAAGTGACTGCTCAACAGAACCTTGTCTTGGCACGGAAAGAGACCAACGAGCATCAGAAATCTCCTGGTGAGGCTCGTGGGTTTGATCTAATGGCGGAGGAACCGGTTCATCCGGTAAAGGAAGTACCGCAGGAGCTTCAGCTAGAACTTGGGAACAAGACAATATGGAGGGGAGACAGCAACAAAAATGGCACCGCAATGGAGATAGATCCTGAAAGCTCTGTGCCTAGGAATGGCTTTATAGCGAAGTTGTTAAAAGGAAAAGAAAAGGTCGACTGTTAG